DNA sequence from the Sulfurimonas sediminis genome:
CAGAGCAAACGCGAAGATATATACAAAAAATACATACAGCAGCTGCTTGATGAGGGCAAAGCCTACAAATGTTACATGAGCAAAGAAGAGTTAGACGCACTTAGGGAAACACAAATGGCAAATAAAGAGCGCACAAAATATGACGGAAGATACCGTGATTTTACAGGAACTCCACCAGAGGGAGTCGAGCCTGTTATACGCATAAAAGCACCTCTAAGCGGTGAAATAATCGTGCATGACGGTGTCAAAGGAGATATCTCTTTTCAAGCAGAAGATATTTTGGATGATTTTGTCATTGCCCGTGCTGACGGTTCTCCTACCTATAACTTTGTCGTGGCAATAGACGATGCTTTAATGGGTGTCAATGAAGTGATTCGAGGCGATGACCACCTCTCAAATACCCCCAAACAAATCGTCGTTTATGAAGCGCTCGGATTTGATGTTCCGAAATTTTATCATGTGCCTATGATTCACAATGCCCAGGGCAAAAAGCTCTCAAAACGTGACGGTGCGACAGATGTTATGGCATACAAAGAGATGGGGTATCTGCCACAGGCACTGCTCAATTTTCTTGTGCGTCTTGGCTGGAGCCACGGAGATCAGGAAATTTTTTCGATGGATGAAATGAAAGAGCTGTTTGATCCAAAAGACATCAACAAATCAGCCTCTATTTACAATACGGAAAAACTCGATTGGCTCAACGCCCACTACATCAAAAACACACCCAATGAGGAACTCACAGAACTGCTCACTGATTTTGGCGTAGTATTAAGTTCACACGATAAAAAAGAGATTTTACTCGATGCCCTTAAAGAGCGGGCAAAAACCCTCAAAGAACTGTCAACACTTATCAATGAGATAGTGACAACACCTCAGTCATATGATGAAAAAGCTGTCAAAAAAGCCTTCAAAGGCAATGCGATTGAAATTCTTGAAACATTTGCCAACAAGCTTGATGCAGCAAAAGAGCTGCACCTGCCAAGTGATTATCATCATGTGATGGAAACAGTTGTCAATGAAATGGAAATCGGGTTTGGCAAGATAGGCAATCCTCTGCGTGTCGCACTGCTGGGTAAAATGAGCGGTCCGGGACTTGATGTCGTTATGTCTGTCATCGGAAAAGATGAAACCATCTTGCGTATTGCAAGAGCCATAGAAGCCAATATATAATGGCTTCTATATTTTAGTTTGTCTCCGGTAAAAGAGGTACTGTTACGATATCTTGCGATAATTTTCCGGTTAGAGACTCTAAAAAAAGATAAATACTTTGCGTTTCCTCTTGTGATAAATCTACCCCTAACTGTACCTTTGCCATTATTTTGACAGCTTCTTTCAATGATGTGACACTGCCATCATGAAAGTAAGGGGAAGTCATGGCAATATTTCTGAGTTGTGGCACTTTAAAGACATATTTGTCTCCTTCTTTTTTCGTGACATTGTAGCGTCCTTCATCAATCTTCTTGCTTTTTGTATATTCCCAGTAAGGCGCAACCATACCGAATTTTTGATTCATTGTTCCGCCAAGCAATGCACCTGAGTGGCAAGAGGCACAGCCTGTTTTTATAAATGTTTTGAGACCTGCTTTTTCCTCTTGTGTCAAAGCATTTGATCTGCCCTCTAAAAATTCGTCAAACCGTGAAGGTGTTGAAAGCATCCGCTCCCATGCCCCAATCGCCTTTGCATAATTGGCAACACTTATCGGCTTTGCATCATTTGGAAATGCTTTTTTAAACAAAACAGTATATTGTTCAATACTTTGCAGCTTTTTTTCCACCCATTCATTAGAAGGTGCGCCAAAAGAGCCTTTGCCCAACAATGCCTTTCTTGCCTGTTCTTCAACATCTTTTCTGTCTCCGCGCCAATGCTGAGAAATCTGACCTGCGGCATTAAGGACCGTTGGGGCATTTCTTGGATTCAGTTTTCCAAAGTTTCCACGTGATTTTTCAAGATTGTCTGCTCCGTAATAACTAAAAGGGTGGCATTTCGCACAACTCGTTGTTCCGTCTATGGAAACTCTTTTCTCATGAAAAAGCATCTTTCCAAGCTTTATTTTTGCCTGCGTTAATGTATTTGTCTCAGAGGGAAATGTTTTTGGCAATGGCCCAAAATTTTGTTTTGCCTCTTGTAACAGCAAGCCCTCAGAAGCATATGCACATGATATCGCAACAGATATCGACAGTATAGTTTTTTTCACAGTTTATTCCTTGTATTGTATTGTTTCTTATTTATAACTAATGTTTTCCCGGTGCCAATTTAACACCTTTTCTCTCATGCGTAATATATGCGATAAGAGCTGTCATTTTTGGATTATCCAGCGCCATTTTCT
Encoded proteins:
- a CDS encoding cytochrome-c peroxidase gives rise to the protein MKKTILSISVAISCAYASEGLLLQEAKQNFGPLPKTFPSETNTLTQAKIKLGKMLFHEKRVSIDGTTSCAKCHPFSYYGADNLEKSRGNFGKLNPRNAPTVLNAAGQISQHWRGDRKDVEEQARKALLGKGSFGAPSNEWVEKKLQSIEQYTVLFKKAFPNDAKPISVANYAKAIGAWERMLSTPSRFDEFLEGRSNALTQEEKAGLKTFIKTGCASCHSGALLGGTMNQKFGMVAPYWEYTKSKKIDEGRYNVTKKEGDKYVFKVPQLRNIAMTSPYFHDGSVTSLKEAVKIMAKVQLGVDLSQEETQSIYLFLESLTGKLSQDIVTVPLLPETN
- the gltX gene encoding glutamate--tRNA ligase — its product is MVVTRFAPSPTGYLHIGGLRTALFSYLWARKNNGKFLLRIEDTDKARNSQEATEAILKAFQWLGLEADGEITYQSKREDIYKKYIQQLLDEGKAYKCYMSKEELDALRETQMANKERTKYDGRYRDFTGTPPEGVEPVIRIKAPLSGEIIVHDGVKGDISFQAEDILDDFVIARADGSPTYNFVVAIDDALMGVNEVIRGDDHLSNTPKQIVVYEALGFDVPKFYHVPMIHNAQGKKLSKRDGATDVMAYKEMGYLPQALLNFLVRLGWSHGDQEIFSMDEMKELFDPKDINKSASIYNTEKLDWLNAHYIKNTPNEELTELLTDFGVVLSSHDKKEILLDALKERAKTLKELSTLINEIVTTPQSYDEKAVKKAFKGNAIEILETFANKLDAAKELHLPSDYHHVMETVVNEMEIGFGKIGNPLRVALLGKMSGPGLDVVMSVIGKDETILRIARAIEANI